Part of the Anopheles coluzzii chromosome 3, AcolN3, whole genome shotgun sequence genome is shown below.
TACGATTGAACAAAGTTCAGATAGACAACAGCATTTCAGTTAGACGTCAAATGTTAACTTTTGGTAgaacaatgttcaaaagcaGCCTAACATTGTTTACTTGGGCTCGGAAACGGTGTAATTGTAGGACAAATTACTAAAACATGCATCACACTGATTCTATAGGCACTAAAAATTGCCGCAATATTTCAACAAGTAAAGAAAAATTGGATTATTTTTTGTCAAAAAACATGTCAATTAGAAAGCACGTATGCAATATTTGCCAGTCAATGGAAGTATAATCCATAAATTTAGAGTGAATCCCAAAATCTTATAACCTACAACAATGATGCTTTTCTTTGGTCCTGTTTTAAAGCAAAGCTAGTTGATCAGCACAAAGAGAGTCTGCGGTAAATGTTCCGCAGGCTACTGTTGGGTTgtccagcaacagcaactgtTATAAACATGTGTCCATCACTGTATGCGCAAACCGGTTTGGGCACACCACCGTCACCGAACCTTCCTTTGTGTCTGTGTACAAGTGAATCGCGCAGCACCTGAGCCGCTCGGTGCTGGTTCGACAGAGTTCGGTTCGACAGTTATATCGAAGCGGTTGGACGAGTCGGATCATGGAACAGGAGGTAAGCATCGTGACGTGCCATCAGTGAAACGTGTTCATTCCTGCACCAATCGCTAGTGCCGCGagtgggggtggggggggggggggtgtgaaACGAATCTCAACAAACTGGCCAACAATGTTCCGCGATCGTACCATCGCCCAAAATGCTCACTGGCAGCATGGTCAAAAGTGAAGAAACTAACCCCAACAACCTCGCGACGAGCCAGCGAAAACTGTTTGAAAGCAAATGGGTGCGTAAATGTTCGTCGGTGACTAATATGTGTTGTCGAATGTGTCCGTCCGTTCTAATCCCTGCACAGAATTGGGAATCCGAGTCCGTGTACGTGTACGACCGGTCGAAATTGCTGACTGCGCCCGACGTACGCCGCCTGTGCTGCAGCGATCCCACCAACGAAATCACACCCGGGTGACAAGAGGAGGTAGAGCGAAAGTAGCAAGTACGTCACGTCGTGACGACACAACCAACGccgccaacaccaccgccaccaccaccaccaccacaatcAACGACAGAATCAGCAGGAAGTAACGTCGCACCGGGACCGGCCCCAACATGGCGCTTCTGCGCTCGATAATCGATCTGATGGATATGATTGGATGCGATCTGGGAGGACTGATCGAGATAATACGCTTCATTTGGCGCTGCATCGTGGAGACCCTCGTCAGCGTCCAGCTGCAGCGCTTGCTGGGCGATGGCACGGGACGAGGGGGAGGCAATGGATCGAACCGCGCCGAAATGTGTCTGCTGTGAATGCAATCTAGTGGGCCAACAAACCAGAGGAGCCACTTTAAACGTCTTCCGCACAAGAAAGTTTAGTGAATAGTTTAAATGGTATCACGCGTTTCTTATACCCTCGCCGTGTACAAGCGTCTACCGGAGAGTGGGTGATTGTTATAAATGATGATGTAATACAACCGATTAATTGAAGAATACAGAGTAGATACATACACGCATTAGAGTTGAATCTTTTAATACGTGTTTCTGATATCCGAAATCGTACGATGGTGGCAGGATTTAGATAAGATAACGTAATCCACCCCCAAAAGAGGCAAACACATTTCCTACAAATGCTTCAATAGGTCAATTCAAGCTCGCTACATTTTTTGGCTACACGGTTACATTTGGCTTTTTCGGTcgcaaagtttgccgaccgctcTCCTATACCAGGATAGGTTTTCAACCTATGTCTCCCTTTGCACAACCTGCTTTTGTGATTTCTCAGGAACCTTATCGCTTGCCATATAtggattaattaaaataaagaagaaaaaagaagaagaagaagatgttcTACTGATGTATTTTGATTAATATAAAAGCTATTTAGTCGACCTACTTCTGCGCGTAGTCTTAATTATTCTACTCATTTTCATACATTCATCATTGCATATcacacttttttggaaaattgacACGTGCCAAGTCTCGGCGATGTCTTCTCCATAGCACCGTGGATTAATTGCTTTCACAACACGCACGGAGGGGTATGTAACCGATAAGAAACCGGCTacgagaaaaggaaaaagcagcaacaacttCAAAGATGTGCTGACGGGTCACACGACCGCGCAGCAAACCGGAGAAATTCGTTTTAAGCTGCTTAGTTGGTTAATCCTTGCATCCTTGCTCTGCCACACCCTATTCTAGAACGAAGAAGCAGCTGGGTGACACCTCCCGAGGCGCTGCAAAAACAAATGCCACGAAAGGCACACGATTGCTTTTCTCTCATTGCTGCTAGTCGCGCTTCTCGCTACAGCACGAGAGAGATTCTAATcgaataaatttgaataaaattaattaaacccCGAACATAATCATTGCGAAACAATGGTCCTAAAAATTGCCACCATTTCTCACGGACCCTTGTCATCCGTCCACTTCCTCTGCGGGCTTCCCACTACACGCCCCCGCAGGTCCCAGGCCACCAAGCATTTGTGCAAATGCCGGCGATGAAAgtgatgataatgatgctgctgatgctgctgctgccgatgggcaaaacgcacacacattcgtACCTCGCGGATGAAGGTTTTCACTGCACGCTTCACGCCGGAAGTAAATAGATCCCATTGCGACTGGGAGCGAGCCAAAGCGAGGGAAGGAAAACCCACCCCATTcccaaacagacacacacacatataaaaGGACGCCGGAAGCTGACAGGAACCTGGACGCCGCCTCGCAGACAATGCGTTCGCAAACGCGcgatgatgattatgattatgGGCTACCCGTGGGGTCGTCGTCCCAGGTTGGCAGAGGTTAGCACACGGTACTCGCTCAGCCAGCACGTCGCACCACTGtatattttttccccctttctagCTCTcatcccaacaacaacaacaacaacagaacagaaaaaagcaaacggaAATCCCTCGGAGCGGCTTGAATAAGAGATAAAACTGATGATTATGTCCTGACAGTGCCGTGACAGGTCTCCCGGGGACCCGGGCCGGCTGTCTCGTTTGCTCGTTACTAATGGTCGAATGATCATTGCGTCCGGGTGGAATCCGCCCAGGATCGTCTGCCCTGCTTCATTCC
Proteins encoded:
- the LOC120959692 gene encoding uncharacterized protein LOC120959692 isoform X1, with product MRKPVWAHHRHRTFLCVCVQVNRAAPEPLGAGSTEFGSTVISKRLDESDHGTGELGIRVRVRVRPVEIADCARRTPPVLQRSHQRNHTRVTRGGRAKVASTSRRDDTTNAANTTATTTTTTINDRISRK
- the LOC120959692 gene encoding uncharacterized protein LOC120959692 isoform X2 — protein: MLTGSMVKSEETNPNNLATSQRKLFESKWNWESESVYVYDRSKLLTAPDVRRLCCSDPTNEITPG